CCGTAGAGCTCCGCACCCTGCACGCCTGCGGCGATCTGCGCCTCGCGGATCTTGGTGATCACGAAGGGCCCGACGATGCCGGCCATCGACCAGGCGGTGAGCAGGCGCCCGTGGATGGCGCCCACGAACTGCGTGCCGAACACGTCGGCGAGGTAGGCCGGGACCGTCGCGAAACCGCCGCCATACATCGACAGGATCACGCAGAAGAAGGCGACGAACAGCGCCTGCGAGCCGATGCCGGCCGCCCAGGGCGCGGCCGCGTAGAGCACGCCGCCCAGCGCGAAGAAGATCGCGTAGGTGACCTTCCGCCCGATCCGATCCGACATCGAGGCCCAGAAGAACCGGCCGAGGATGTTGAACAGGGAGAGCAGGCCGACGAAGCCGGCGGCGATCGCCGCGACCTGCGCCTTCTGGCCGGCATCGAGGGCCGAGAAGCCGGTGCCCGGCAGGCCGATCAGCTCACCGCCGAAGATCTCCTGAAGCATCGGCGAGGCCAGCGCCAGCACGCCGATGCCGGCGGACACGTTGAGGAACAGCACGAGCCAGATCATCCAGAACTGGAAGGTCTTGTGCGCGTCCCGCAGGTGCACGTGGCCGGAGGCGATCATGGCGTTCTTGGCAGCCGGAGCGGTCCAGCCGTCCGGACGCCAGCCGGCCGGCGGCACCCGGTAGCCGAAGGCGCCGCCGAGCATGAACAGGATGTAGCCGACGCCCATCACGGCGAGCGTCTGCCAGACGCCGGCCGAGTCGGCGGTCCGGAAGCTCTTGATCAGGCTGTCGGCCAGGGGCGAGCCGATCATCGCGCCGCCGCCGAAGCCCATGATCGCCATGCCGGTGGCCATGCCGCGCCGGTCCGGGAACCACTTGATCAGCGTCGAGACCGGGGAGATGTAGCCGAGGCCGAGCCCGATGCCGCCGATCAGGCCCATGCCGAGCCAGATCAACCAGAGCTGGTGGACGTAGACTCCGAAGGCACCGATCAGGAAGCCGCCGCCCCAGCACAGGGCGGCCACGATGCCGGCCTTGCGCGGGCCCGCACGCTCCAGCCAGCCGCCGAACAGGGCGGCCGAGAGGCCGAGCACGACGATGCCGATCGAGAACACCGTGACGAGGTCGCTGACGCGCCAATCGCAGGTGGTGGTGAACAGGGCTGTCATCACGCTCATATCCGCACAGGCGGCGGGTGCCGGTTTCCCGACGGAGAGCGCCCGAGTGAGCGGCAGCCAGAACACCGACAGGCCGTAGGCCATGCCGATGCAGAGATGGATCGCGAGGGCTGCCGGCGGAACCAGCCACCGGTTGAACCCCGGTTGCGCAACGATACGCTCGCGCGAGAGCAGACCCGGCGCGACATCGGGCGCGACCGCGCCCGTAACACCAAGACTCATGACGTCATCCTCCAGGGCAGCCACGTTCACGGGCCGCTCGGCGGAGTTAGATGCGCGATTTGTGTGCAAGGTGCCAGCGCGGCACAACGCGCAGACGACACTTTTAATCCTGATTGCAACAGTTTGTATGCGCAGCGGCGAACGAAAAAGGGCCCCGCAAGGGGCCCTGATCTCGCTCTCTACGCAATTCGACCCCGGTCTCAGCCGGCGTCGCTGGCGCCGGCCCCGGCGAGCTGCGGATCCCGGGTCGCCGGACGCACCGGGCTGTCGGCCGCCGGCTCCTCGCCGTGCAGCGCCCGCCGCACGTAGCTGTCGACCCGGTCGCCCTGTTCCGGCAGGGCGGCCTCGAGATGCGCGATCATCTTGGGCGTCCAGAACGCCTTGATGTGCTTCTGGATTCCGGCCACCGCCTCCTCCTCCGGGTAGGACCGGAAGAAGGTGGCGATCTGGTTGGCCATGCGGACGAGCTTGTCCGCCTGTGTCACGGCGCTCATCGGATACTCTTACTCTGCCGCGTCGAGCGTCTGGGCGATCCGGGTCAGGGAGAAGTCCTCCTCGTAGAACTTCGCCTGCCAGTCGGAGGGCCGGTTGGTCCGCCGGACCTGCACCGCCGTCACCTTGTACTCGGGGCAGTTGGTCGCCCAGTCCGAGTAGTCGGTGGTGATCACGTTGGCGCCGGTCTTGGCGTGGTGGAAGGTGGTGTAGACCACGCCCGGCTGCATCCGCTCGGAGACCTTGGCCTTCAGGGCGATGTCGCCCGAGCGGCTCTCCAGGGCGACGAGGTCGCCGTCGGCGATGCCGCGCAGCTCCGCGTCGAACGGGTGGATCTCCAGCACGTCCTCCTCGTGCCAGCGCGAATTCTCGGTGCGCCGGGTCTGCGCGCCGACATTGTACTGGGACAGGATCCGGCCCGTGGTGAGGATCAGCGGGAACTTCGCCCCCGTCCGCTCCTCGGTGGCCACGAACTCGGTGATCATGAACCGGCCCTTGCCGCGGACGAACCGGTCCACGTGCATCATCGGCGTGCCGAGCGGCGCCTTCTCGTTGCAGGGCCACTGCACGGAGCCGAGCTCGTCGAGCTTGGCATAGGAGACGCCGGTGAAGCTCGGGGTGAGCGAGGCGATCTCGTCCATGATCTCGGACGGGTGGCTGTAGTTCATCGGGTAGCCCAGCGCGTTGGAGAGCAGCACCGTGCCCTCCCAGTCGCCGTAGCCGCCCATCGGGGCCATGACCTTGCGCACGCGGGAGATGCGGCGCTCGGCGTTGGTGAAGGTCCCGTCCTTCTCCAGGAACGAGGCGCCCGGCAGGAAGACGTGGGCGTACTTGGCGGTCTCGTTCAGGAACAGGTCCTGGACGACGATGCACTCCATCGCCTTGAGGCCCGAGGTCACGTGGTGCGTGTCCGGGTCGGACTGCGCGATGTCCTCGCCCTGGATGTACATGCCCTTGAACGAGCCCTCGACGGCCTCGTCGAGCATGTTGGTGATGCGCAGGCCCGGCGCGTTGTCGAGCTTGGCGCCCCAGAGGGCCTCGAAGCTCTCGCGGGTCGCGTCGTCCGACACGTGGCGGTAGCCGGTGAGCTCGTGCGGGAACGAGCCCATGTCGCAGGAGCCCTGGACGTTGTTCTGGCCGCGCAGCGGGTTCACGCCGGCGCCGAGCTTGCCGATGTTGCCGGTGGCCATGGCGATGTTGGCCATGCCCATGACCATGGTCGAGCCCTGGCTGTGCTCGGTGACG
This window of the Methylobacterium tardum genome carries:
- a CDS encoding formate dehydrogenase subunit delta; translation: MSAVTQADKLVRMANQIATFFRSYPEEEAVAGIQKHIKAFWTPKMIAHLEAALPEQGDRVDSYVRRALHGEEPAADSPVRPATRDPQLAGAGASDAG
- a CDS encoding OFA family MFS transporter, which gives rise to MSLGVTGAVAPDVAPGLLSRERIVAQPGFNRWLVPPAALAIHLCIGMAYGLSVFWLPLTRALSVGKPAPAACADMSVMTALFTTTCDWRVSDLVTVFSIGIVVLGLSAALFGGWLERAGPRKAGIVAALCWGGGFLIGAFGVYVHQLWLIWLGMGLIGGIGLGLGYISPVSTLIKWFPDRRGMATGMAIMGFGGGAMIGSPLADSLIKSFRTADSAGVWQTLAVMGVGYILFMLGGAFGYRVPPAGWRPDGWTAPAAKNAMIASGHVHLRDAHKTFQFWMIWLVLFLNVSAGIGVLALASPMLQEIFGGELIGLPGTGFSALDAGQKAQVAAIAAGFVGLLSLFNILGRFFWASMSDRIGRKVTYAIFFALGGVLYAAAPWAAGIGSQALFVAFFCVILSMYGGGFATVPAYLADVFGTQFVGAIHGRLLTAWSMAGIVGPFVITKIREAQIAAGVQGAELYGRTMYVLAGFLVAGFICNLLVRPLAQRWFMSDSERAALDVRTGATASGPSGSFGIGRGGFSPGAALAWAVVGIPIVWGIGITLSKAFILFR